The Galactobacillus timonensis genome has a segment encoding these proteins:
- a CDS encoding TetR/AcrR family transcriptional regulator, with product MDVREEILSAATELFHEKGLHFTMDDVAVQLHRAKKTIYRFYPSKEDLLSGLLTYGFEQIQHTKEEILKSDLPLEEKLAKVLVAFPDVYQKLDFSKLNELGEKYPKIAQDLRRHLEDGWEPIIALMEEGVAQGKIRPVNLKVFRLIATADLEYFVSSNELERAGVKYHEALDSMVDIFMKGLMVHDAESNAQ from the coding sequence ATGGATGTAAGAGAAGAGATACTTTCCGCCGCAACGGAGCTGTTTCATGAGAAAGGGCTTCATTTTACGATGGACGATGTGGCTGTTCAGCTTCATCGGGCGAAGAAGACCATTTACCGCTTTTATCCTTCGAAGGAGGATCTGCTGAGCGGGTTATTGACGTACGGCTTTGAGCAGATTCAGCATACGAAGGAAGAAATCCTGAAGAGTGATCTTCCGCTGGAAGAAAAGCTGGCCAAGGTACTGGTCGCATTTCCGGATGTGTATCAGAAACTGGACTTTTCAAAGCTCAATGAACTTGGTGAAAAATATCCAAAGATTGCACAGGATTTGCGGCGCCATCTGGAAGACGGCTGGGAGCCGATCATTGCGCTGATGGAAGAAGGCGTTGCCCAGGGAAAAATCCGCCCCGTCAACCTGAAGGTGTTCCGGCTGATTGCGACGGCGGATCTTGAATACTTTGTTTCCAGCAATGAACTGGAACGGGCAGGGGTGAAATATCACGAAGCCCTGGACAGTATGGTTGATATTTTTATGAAAGGATTGATGGTACACGATGCAGAAAGTAATGCTCAATAA
- a CDS encoding glycoside-pentoside-hexuronide (GPH):cation symporter, with translation MKDETKLKAAFGIGAIGKDMVYALSSGYVLYYYQDILGMSATFVGAVLMAARIFDALNDPLMGILVQKTHSKWGRFAPWIFSGTVLNAVVLYALFKAPDLSAAGLLVYFPIVYVLWGVTYTMMDIPFWSLIPTLTVSGKDREEMSVVGRTCAGVGNAIVTVGTPLIVKMLGSGTERTGFGRYALIVAVLFVIFEWILVRRLPKGEAAQEKKSEAVTVRSMFHSLFHNDQAMVTALTIILVNSALYITSNLILYFFKYDLGGSDWQNAYTVFSTVGGASQILGMMILYPLLRKKWSNTQIFRLCLLAAIAGYGILLGTTFVVAELKVGELLVPAFLVFAANGILTILTTVFLSNTVDYGEYRSGRREESVIFSMQTFVVKAASGFAVFICGIGLDAIGIEKVQSTDAIIGLRLLMTIGPIILLFVALLFFVKKFRLTDDYAAQISEEIKEGRHETEVDSASE, from the coding sequence ATGAAGGACGAAACAAAGCTGAAGGCGGCGTTTGGAATCGGTGCCATAGGCAAGGACATGGTCTATGCACTGTCATCGGGCTATGTGCTGTATTACTACCAGGACATTCTCGGCATGTCGGCGACGTTTGTCGGTGCGGTGCTGATGGCGGCGCGTATCTTTGATGCGCTGAACGACCCGCTGATGGGGATTCTGGTTCAGAAGACCCACAGTAAATGGGGCCGCTTTGCGCCATGGATCTTTTCGGGGACGGTGCTGAACGCAGTTGTGCTCTATGCGCTGTTCAAGGCGCCGGATCTTTCGGCGGCCGGTCTGCTGGTATATTTTCCGATCGTCTATGTGCTTTGGGGCGTGACCTATACGATGATGGACATTCCGTTCTGGAGCCTGATTCCGACCCTGACCGTTTCGGGCAAGGATCGGGAAGAGATGAGCGTCGTTGGACGTACGTGTGCCGGTGTGGGCAATGCGATCGTGACCGTGGGTACGCCTTTGATCGTCAAGATGCTCGGCAGTGGCACGGAGCGGACGGGCTTTGGGCGCTATGCGCTGATCGTTGCGGTGCTGTTTGTGATCTTTGAATGGATTCTGGTCCGCCGTCTGCCCAAGGGTGAAGCGGCGCAGGAAAAGAAGTCCGAAGCCGTTACGGTACGTTCCATGTTCCATTCGCTGTTCCATAATGATCAGGCGATGGTGACGGCACTGACGATCATCCTTGTGAATTCGGCTCTCTACATTACGAGCAACCTGATCCTTTATTTCTTCAAGTATGATCTTGGCGGCTCGGACTGGCAGAATGCCTATACCGTATTCTCGACGGTTGGCGGCGCGAGTCAGATTCTCGGCATGATGATTCTGTACCCGCTTCTGCGAAAGAAGTGGTCCAATACGCAGATCTTCCGGCTGTGTCTTTTGGCGGCGATTGCGGGCTATGGCATTCTTCTTGGGACGACCTTTGTTGTGGCTGAGCTTAAGGTTGGTGAACTTCTGGTTCCGGCCTTCCTGGTGTTTGCGGCAAACGGAATTCTTACGATTCTGACGACGGTCTTCCTGTCCAATACCGTTGACTATGGCGAATACAGAAGCGGCAGACGCGAGGAGTCGGTCATCTTCTCGATGCAGACATTCGTCGTCAAGGCGGCGAGCGGCTTTGCCGTATTCATCTGCGGCATCGGTCTCGATGCGATTGGCATCGAGAAGGTGCAGTCAACGGATGCGATCATCGGTCTGCGTCTGTTGATGACGATTGGGCCGATCATTCTTCTCTTCGTCGCGCTGTTGTTCTTCGTGAAAAAATTCCGTCTTACCGATGACTATGCGGCTCAAATCAGTGAAGAGATTAAGGAGGGCAGGCATGAAACTGAAGTGGATTCTGCGTCAGAATAA
- the surE gene encoding 5'/3'-nucleotidase SurE — MENRKRILLVNDDGLDARGIQILARHLGKTFDVYACAPDRQRSASSHRVTYFLKDLHAFPAELAGTRAAYRVDGTPADCTYVGINGLFADVKFDCVVSGINAGWNTASDIAYSGTVAAAMEGLFLGVPAMAVSLDDYDMEHGDYGAAAQCAEKLLDTYLQDPDCSSYLLNVNVPKGKVEGIEGTVVGGIFDYGRKLKTKEEGGIVTILRPLGPVPDMKDAAIDSDVAAIGRHYVSVTPLNRFGDTAGLALKLWRDIFKNYQ, encoded by the coding sequence ATGGAAAATAGAAAACGGATATTGCTTGTAAACGATGATGGCCTGGATGCCCGGGGAATCCAGATTCTTGCCAGGCATCTGGGGAAAACCTTTGACGTCTATGCCTGCGCTCCGGATCGGCAGCGTTCCGCCAGCTCGCATCGGGTGACCTATTTCCTGAAGGATCTGCATGCCTTTCCCGCTGAGCTCGCCGGCACCAGGGCGGCGTACCGTGTTGACGGCACGCCGGCGGACTGTACCTATGTCGGAATCAACGGACTGTTTGCAGATGTGAAATTTGACTGCGTCGTGTCCGGCATCAATGCGGGCTGGAATACGGCTTCGGACATTGCCTACAGCGGGACGGTGGCGGCGGCGATGGAAGGGCTGTTTCTCGGTGTGCCGGCGATGGCGGTGTCGCTGGATGACTATGATATGGAACACGGGGACTACGGTGCGGCGGCACAGTGTGCTGAAAAGCTTTTGGATACATATCTTCAGGATCCGGACTGTTCTTCCTATCTGCTAAATGTCAATGTTCCCAAGGGAAAAGTTGAAGGGATCGAAGGAACAGTTGTCGGCGGCATCTTCGATTATGGAAGAAAGCTCAAGACAAAAGAAGAGGGTGGAATTGTCACGATCCTGCGGCCGCTGGGGCCGGTTCCGGATATGAAAGATGCCGCTATTGACAGTGATGTTGCAGCCATTGGGCGCCACTATGTATCGGTGACGCCGCTGAACCGGTTCGGGGATACGGCGGGGCTTGCGTTGAAGTTGTGGCGCGATATCTTCAAGAACTATCAGTGA
- a CDS encoding glycoside hydrolase family 2 protein — protein sequence MQKVMLNNDWRFGTWDDSCRTVYDATLSPVRLPHTVKEVPLHNADPSMYAGEFVYQRRLNVHKEEGMSFILHVDGAAHQAQVYLNGALLGSHHCGYTAFAIDLTKALKDGDNLLTIRLDTREDPSIPPFGFVIDYLCYGGLYRDVWLEICPLSHVQDAFILADMYRHLRVELTYAGTGTQPLSLAVMDPQTNQCLALHKDDTGAAIQEFNVPDAQLWSPDHPKLYTLKVMYGEDVRTYIFGFRSIRLGACSDNVNDDWIYINEERVFLRGLNRHQSYPYVGYAMPSSMQEEDARILKEELHVNTVRTSHYPQSQYFIDACDRLGLLVFTEIPGWQHIGNQSWKQTAMTNTEEMVKQYRNHPSIILWGVRINESQDDDDFYAVTNRIAHSLDPSRPTSGVRYLQNSHLLEDVYAFNDFSYNGTGKGALSKKEVTKEEAPLLISECNGHMFPTKSWDDALHRQEHALRHARVLDAAMKDHTHIGCIAWCMFDYATHKDFGSGDRICYHGVLDSFRNPKLAAAVYASQQEEEPVLEISSSMNIGDYPAGYIGDFYAFTNADEVKLYRNDDFVKSFYPDPSAGLKHPPIRIDDTIGHLLEEKEGMDPSVAKDVVACLLAFQKYGMDRLPLSIKAKAAKLMAVNHMTMKEAARLYGIYAGGWGSDAIIWRFDAIRNGKVVKQVKKGPGHQLHLEVTCSSSHLIEGDTYDVSALRIQIKDEYGTVASYCQLPVTVTVVNPNVLEVIGPSTFTAEGGMCGSYLKTTGVSGSTAVIVRASGLEPVTVNMEVTKEN from the coding sequence ATGCAGAAAGTAATGCTCAATAATGACTGGCGTTTTGGAACCTGGGATGATTCGTGCCGCACGGTGTATGATGCGACACTTTCACCGGTCCGTCTTCCGCATACGGTGAAAGAGGTTCCTCTTCACAATGCGGATCCTTCGATGTATGCAGGTGAATTCGTTTACCAGCGGCGATTAAATGTTCATAAAGAAGAAGGGATGAGCTTCATCCTGCATGTGGACGGTGCCGCGCATCAGGCACAGGTTTATCTCAACGGGGCGCTGCTTGGCTCGCATCATTGCGGCTATACGGCCTTTGCGATTGATCTTACGAAGGCGCTTAAAGATGGGGACAATCTGTTGACGATCCGTCTGGATACGCGGGAGGATCCCTCGATTCCGCCGTTTGGCTTTGTGATTGATTATCTCTGCTATGGGGGATTGTACCGGGATGTGTGGCTCGAGATCTGCCCCCTCAGTCATGTTCAGGATGCGTTTATCCTGGCGGATATGTATCGGCATCTGCGGGTCGAGTTAACCTATGCAGGCACAGGGACACAACCGCTTTCCTTAGCGGTCATGGATCCGCAGACCAATCAATGCCTTGCGCTTCATAAAGATGATACCGGTGCAGCGATACAGGAGTTCAATGTCCCGGACGCACAGCTTTGGAGCCCGGATCATCCAAAACTGTACACACTGAAAGTGATGTATGGCGAAGATGTGCGCACCTATATCTTTGGCTTCCGCTCGATTCGTCTGGGGGCCTGCAGTGACAATGTGAACGATGACTGGATTTACATCAATGAGGAGCGCGTTTTCCTGCGCGGCCTGAACCGTCACCAGTCCTATCCATATGTGGGCTATGCGATGCCATCTTCGATGCAGGAAGAGGATGCGCGGATTTTGAAAGAGGAGCTTCATGTCAATACGGTACGCACCTCGCACTATCCCCAGTCCCAATACTTTATCGATGCCTGTGACCGGCTCGGTCTGCTTGTGTTTACGGAAATCCCCGGCTGGCAGCACATCGGCAATCAGTCCTGGAAACAGACAGCGATGACCAATACCGAAGAAATGGTGAAGCAGTACCGCAACCATCCGTCGATCATTCTCTGGGGCGTGCGCATCAATGAGTCGCAGGATGATGATGATTTCTATGCCGTAACCAACCGGATCGCGCATTCCCTCGATCCTTCGCGTCCGACCAGCGGCGTCCGCTATCTGCAGAACAGCCATTTGCTGGAGGATGTGTATGCCTTCAATGATTTCTCCTACAACGGGACCGGCAAAGGTGCGCTTTCCAAGAAGGAAGTGACGAAGGAAGAAGCACCATTGCTCATATCCGAATGCAACGGCCACATGTTCCCGACGAAGAGCTGGGACGACGCGCTCCATCGTCAGGAACATGCACTAAGGCATGCCCGCGTACTTGACGCGGCCATGAAGGATCATACACATATCGGATGTATCGCCTGGTGCATGTTTGATTATGCGACGCACAAGGATTTCGGATCCGGTGACCGGATCTGTTACCATGGCGTCCTTGACAGTTTCCGCAACCCGAAACTGGCGGCGGCTGTCTATGCTTCGCAGCAGGAAGAGGAACCGGTGCTTGAGATCAGCTCGTCGATGAATATCGGTGATTATCCGGCGGGATATATCGGTGACTTTTATGCCTTCACCAATGCGGATGAAGTGAAGCTGTACCGCAACGATGACTTTGTGAAGTCGTTCTATCCGGATCCTTCGGCGGGGCTGAAACATCCGCCGATCCGGATCGATGATACGATCGGCCATCTTCTGGAAGAAAAGGAAGGCATGGATCCTTCGGTGGCAAAGGACGTGGTCGCCTGTCTCCTGGCTTTTCAGAAATACGGCATGGACCGGCTTCCGCTTTCCATCAAGGCAAAGGCAGCGAAGCTGATGGCGGTCAACCATATGACCATGAAGGAAGCGGCACGGCTCTACGGCATCTATGCCGGCGGCTGGGGAAGCGATGCGATCATCTGGCGCTTTGATGCGATCCGAAATGGCAAGGTCGTCAAGCAGGTGAAGAAGGGGCCCGGTCATCAGCTGCACCTGGAAGTCACCTGCTCGAGCAGCCATCTTATTGAAGGGGATACATACGATGTCAGTGCGCTTCGCATTCAGATCAAAGATGAATACGGGACAGTCGCATCCTATTGTCAGCTTCCGGTCACGGTAACTGTCGTGAATCCGAATGTTCTGGAAGTGATTGGACCTTCTACCTTTACGGCCGAAGGCGGCATGTGCGGCAGCTATCTTAAAACAACAGGCGTCAGCGGCAGTACGGCAGTCATTGTGAGGGCTTCGGGACTGGAGCCGGTCACGGTGAATATGGAAGTTACGAAGGAGAACTGA
- a CDS encoding glycoside hydrolase family 36 protein yields the protein MKLKWILRQNNRILSSGETQEQEIHLKAVSEEGAAAVLYAEIDLSFQPEYVFLNGYQSWSWCPLSRPGTKQYGIAQIPKFLERKYAFSSYGDYSFVERDAKSGQFAGESFGYVQKADGSVLFVGSLNEENGYTVIRYDNETNRILISKDYAPQSEAGEHPFLDLLLAEGNKANVYDLWHQKLNLPPLQAPVIFGYSSWYNRYQNISEETMRQDLSGCEKVFEKGDLFQVDDGWERAVGDWQPKPDTFSSGMRRLMDDIHSAGFTAGLWLAPFSVQKDSDLYSLHPDWVLKNEDGSPWLAGGNWGGFYGLNIDLPEVRDFIRETFRVVFEDWDVDLVKLDFLYSAAPFSYGTESRAGRMYRAMNLLKECCGDHAILGCGVPLMPAFGVTSYCRIGCDVSLDWDDPLYMHAMHRERNSTWHSVMNTISRFELNDRFFRNDPDVFYLRSDNLRIAADRKRDLARADALLGSVHLISDDPGSYSEEAKAQLKELRHLAAAEVQDVQVLKKGILIHYSLDGKDQAELLFHHDSMLG from the coding sequence ATGAAACTGAAGTGGATTCTGCGTCAGAATAACCGCATCCTTTCTTCAGGGGAAACCCAAGAGCAGGAAATTCATTTGAAGGCTGTAAGCGAAGAGGGAGCGGCAGCTGTTCTCTATGCGGAGATTGATCTTTCGTTTCAGCCGGAATACGTATTTCTAAACGGCTATCAGAGCTGGAGCTGGTGTCCCCTATCCCGTCCCGGTACGAAGCAGTACGGGATCGCTCAGATTCCGAAGTTTCTTGAGAGAAAGTATGCCTTTTCTTCCTATGGGGATTATTCCTTTGTGGAGCGCGATGCGAAGAGTGGACAGTTCGCTGGCGAATCGTTCGGTTATGTTCAGAAAGCGGATGGAAGTGTTCTTTTTGTTGGATCGCTGAATGAAGAAAACGGCTACACTGTCATTCGCTATGACAATGAAACAAACCGCATCCTGATTTCCAAGGACTATGCGCCACAGAGTGAAGCGGGAGAACATCCGTTCCTGGATCTTCTGCTTGCGGAAGGAAACAAGGCAAATGTCTATGATCTCTGGCATCAGAAGCTGAACCTTCCGCCGCTTCAGGCGCCGGTGATCTTCGGCTACAGTTCCTGGTACAACCGGTATCAGAACATCAGTGAAGAGACGATGCGCCAGGATCTCAGTGGCTGTGAGAAGGTATTTGAAAAAGGTGATCTGTTTCAGGTCGATGATGGCTGGGAGAGGGCCGTTGGTGACTGGCAGCCAAAGCCGGATACCTTTTCTTCCGGGATGCGCAGGCTGATGGATGACATCCACTCGGCCGGCTTTACGGCGGGTCTCTGGCTGGCTCCGTTCTCTGTCCAGAAAGACAGTGATCTGTACAGCCTTCATCCCGACTGGGTGCTGAAGAATGAAGACGGCAGTCCCTGGCTTGCCGGTGGCAACTGGGGCGGCTTCTATGGTCTCAATATCGATCTGCCGGAAGTAAGAGACTTCATCAGGGAAACCTTCCGCGTCGTATTTGAAGACTGGGATGTGGATCTGGTGAAGCTGGATTTCCTGTACTCGGCGGCACCGTTCAGCTATGGTACAGAATCGCGTGCCGGCAGAATGTATCGGGCCATGAACCTGCTGAAGGAGTGCTGCGGGGATCATGCGATTCTCGGCTGCGGCGTCCCGCTGATGCCGGCATTCGGCGTTACGTCGTACTGCCGCATTGGCTGCGATGTGAGCCTGGACTGGGACGATCCGCTGTACATGCATGCGATGCATCGGGAGCGCAATTCCACCTGGCATTCGGTGATGAACACGATCTCGCGCTTTGAACTGAATGATCGCTTCTTCCGCAATGATCCCGATGTGTTCTATCTGCGCAGCGACAACCTCAGGATCGCGGCAGACAGAAAGAGGGATCTGGCAAGGGCCGATGCGCTGCTGGGGAGTGTGCATCTGATTTCCGATGATCCCGGCTCCTACAGCGAAGAGGCAAAGGCACAATTAAAAGAACTGCGTCATCTTGCCGCGGCAGAAGTCCAGGATGTGCAGGTGCTGAAGAAGGGAATCCTGATTCATTATTCCCTGGATGGAAAGGATCAGGCGGAGCTGCTGTTCCACCACGACTCAATGCTGGGCTAG